The nucleotide sequence CCGCTTGAGGCGCGGCGAAGTCGCCTCGACACCCCACCCGCGCCTCCCCGAAGGAATTTTCGATATGCTAACGATCGGGTCGACATTCGCGGGCGAGTTCCTCGTCGAGTCGCACCTGAAGAGTGGCGGGATGGGCAGCGTCTTCGTCGTTCGCCAGCTCAGCACGGACCGACGCCGCGCCCTGAAGGTGATGCGACGCGAGTTCTTCGAGGAACCATCCCTTCGCGAGCGATTCTCCCTGGAAGCGCGCATCGCGGCCCGCCTCGAGACGCCGCATACGGTCGACGTGATAGGCGCAGGTGTCGACGCGCCCACAGGCATTCCTTGGCTTTGTATGGAGCTGCTCAGCGGTGAAGACCTTGGGGCCCGTATCAAGCGTGGGGGGCCGATGGCGTGGGCAGAGCTGCGCCCGCACATCAAGGCGCTCGCCCAGGTTATGGCGCGTGCCGCGAGCGCGGGCGTCGTGCATAGAGATTTGAAGCCCGAGAACCTCTTCTTGGCGCGCGCCTCAGACTCGGCTGACGTAAGCGTACTCAAGGTCCTTGATTTTGGCATTGCAAAGCTCCTTCTCTCGGGCGCGCTGACCACAGCGGCGCTTGGTACGCCTTTGTGGTCTTCGCCCGAGCAACTTTCGCGCGGCCACGTGTCGGCTGGCACGGACGTTTGGTCACTTGGACTCATCGTGTTCTACCTCCTCACGGGTACCCACTACTGGAAGGGGATTCACCCGGACGGCACCGGGGACCTCGCGTCACTCCTCTACGACATAACAACTCGCGAGCTGGACCCCCCCTCGCTTCGCCCGGGCGGCCCCCGCCTTCCGCGCGGGTTCGATCCGTGGTTTCGGACCTGCCTCGCCAGGGACGCCAACTCTCGCTTCGCGGACGGCGGCACGGCACTCGATGCGCTCATCGCGCTGTTCGAGACTCCGCCGCCCGGCATCGTTGGATTTGGGCCTTCACCACTTGCCGCCTCTTTCCCAATAGCCATTCCTTCCGCGCCGCGGCCACAAAAGGGTGCGGCGGGAGGACATCCGCCAGCCGAGAGCGCGCAGAGCTTCGGCCCCTCGGCGGTGGGCTCCATGGCTTTTGCTCCTCGGCCCGACGTACCGGTGTCTGCTCCGCCCCCATCAGCGCACCACACCGGTGTTCAGGCCACGAGCGCTTTGCTGCCCAAGGCCTCGCGCTTACCGTGGGTGGCGACGGCCGTCTTCCTTGCACTGGCGCTCCTGGGTGTTGGCAGCGCACTCGCCGTTCGTCAGTCGCAGCAAGAAGGCCCGCCGTTGGCTCCGAGCGCGAGCAGCCAGGCCCGGCGCGCGGTCGACCCCGCCCCCGTCGACAGTGCTCCGTCAGCACTCCCTTCGACGGTCGCGAGCAGCCCAGGACCCGCCGGACCGAAACCAAGCGCAGGACCGCGACCCGTTGGCCCAAATCCCACGCCCCCTGCGCCTCCAGCGCGGTTGGGGCCGACCGTCGCTCCGGTCAGCTCTACCGTCGAGACCGGACCTCTGGGCAAGGCCGCCGCCGCCAATGGTCTTCAGCGACTGCTGGGGCCTACGAAGTCCTGCTATGAGAAGGAGCTCGCTAGGAATCCTGCGTGGCAAGGGCCGGTGCAGGTCACACTCAGCGTTCGCGCAGACGGTGGCGTGGAGGGAGTCTCCGGGCGCGTGTCTGGAGCTGCCGACCTCACGTTTTGCATTCAGCAAGCCGCGAGTGCGTTGTCCTTTGGCAAGAGCACTGCAGCGAGCAAAGTCATCCTCCGAATGCAACTTTCAGTCGGGACACCTTAGGCCAACTTCGTCGGGACACCGCTCCCGTCCAACGAGAGTAAGTACATGAACATACCAACACGGCACGCCTCCGCTCTAGCCGCCGTCATCACATCGACTGTCTTCGCCTGCGGCGGCCGTGGCGCATCCGAGCCTCGCAGCTGCGACGGCGCGGCGCGCGAGCAGCTCGTCTGCGAGGCAGAGTTTTCTTACGACGCCACCAAGGCCGGCGGAGGCTTCTCCGTGCTCGGCACGGCTAGCGCGAACGCGTCGCACGAGACCACTGCACTTCGTGCGCTCGACAACTCCGTGGAGCGCTACGCAGCCGCGTCGCGTCGCCTTTGCGACGAGTACAACAAGTGTGTGCTCAGCAAGGAACGCTATGCGACCGAGAGCGCTCAGCTACGCGCCCAGCTTCAGCGCATCGGTTCTGCCCGCGAAGACATCGCAAAGACACCCGCTCCGGCCCGGGGCCGCGCCATCGCGGAGGCTTACGAGAAGCTCGTGGTCGGAGACGACCCGAACGGGCTCTCACTCGACTTCACGCTGGAGGCGAAGCGCCCGGCGGACGCGGACTACCGACCGGTCGATTCGGGCGTCTCGCTCCCGACGGGAGCGCGCTTGGCCGCGACGCTCTCGACGAGCAAGACCGCGTACGTCTACTTCTTCACGAAGACGATGGGAGGAAAGACGGAGGTCGTCTTTCCGAACAAGGAGATCGTTCAGAAAAATCCCCTTCCAGCCGGGGTACGGCTCCGCATCCCGGAGGGCACGGGCTCCTTCGTGCTCGATTCGCGTGACGTCGGTACGAAAGAGAGACTCTTCGTGGTCGCCTCCGTCACACCGATCGACGCACTCGAGGCCTCCGTCGCTTCGGGGACCTCCGCCGTGAACGAGAGCCTCGAGAGGGTGGGGTCGGGAGCGGAGTGCACGCGTGGGCTCACGTTCAAGAAGGGCGAGCCGAAAGCGGGCTGCGTGCGCGGACGCGGGCTTCGAGTCGAGGCAAACCCAAGCCGCACCTTGACGGAGCCTGGCGACGACATGGTTACCGCGACGTTCGACTATCTTCACACGAAGTGAGCTCGGTCGGGGCCGCACGCGCGTCGCCGCGTGACAAGAGGAATTGTCCCTAGGTAGCGCGCGTGAAGTGTTACGACGAGAAGGTGCTGAAGCGCCTCCTCCTGGTCGCCCTCGCTCTCACCGCCGCCCTCGCCGCGTGCGCTCCGCCGCCCAAGTCGGTGCGCCGCGGCTTCGTTCCCGCCGAGTCGAACGCAGCCGCGGCGCCGGCTCTGGGCGACGTTCGTTTCGTGCCCCAGGCAGGGCACGGAATGCCCGCGCTCGCGGTCGCCGTAGCAGCAAACGGTCGCTACGCAGTCAGCGCAGGCGAAGACGGAATGCTCGCGCACTGGGACCTCGCGACCAAGCGGCTGGTGCGCACGCTGTTCGTTCCGGCCACCATACGTTCGGCGGCGCTCTCCTCCGACGGCCGGACGGCGCTGGTGGCTGGCGTCGACGAGGTGACCGTCTATCGTGAGCTCAAGTTGGGCGGCAAGCTCGACGACGAGCACGCGAAGAACCACTTCGCGATCGGCGTGTGGGATCTCGTTGAAGGGAGACGATCGCGGCGACTCGAAGGGCACACCACGGTCGTGCGTGGGCTAGCGCTCTTCGGGGACGGAAAGTACGCCCTCTCGTGCGCGGAGAGCGGCGAAGTGATGACCTGGGACATCGCGAAGGCCAAGATGCTCTCGTCGTTCACCACCCACGGAATACTCACGACGTGTGCGCTCTCGCCTGACGCGACGACGCTGGCGACCGCAGGCGAAGACAGGAAGGTCCACCTCTGGGACGTCGCGCGCCGCACCGAGCTGCGTGCCTTCGCGGGGCACTCCGATTCCATCGAATCGATTGCCTTCTCGAGCGACGGAAAGCTCCTGGTCAGCGCGAGCCGCGATCGATCTGCACGAGTCTGGAACGTGAGCGGTGTCCTTCCTCCCCGCGTGTTCGGGCCTCATGAGGGCGCCGTCGCGTTCGCGGCGGTTCGCAACAGCGGAGCCCTCGTCACGGGGGGACCCGCTGAAGGGGGAATTAAAGTATGGGACGCGAGCGGCAGGCTCCTACGCACGGTTTCATCGAGGGGAATCACGCTCGGCGCCCTCACGCCGGAGGCAGGCATCGCGCTCACCAGCAACGCGGACGCGAGCGTGAACTTGTTCGATCTCACGACCGGAACGCTGACGCGCAAATTTGCTGGCCGTTCGTTGCGTGTCGACGCGCTCGGGTTCTCGGCAGACGGCGCGCACCTCGTCTCGGGCGGGGTGAAGGGCGCCACGCTCTGGAACACTCCCACGTTGTATCGCGCGCGCCACTTTGCCGACGAGCCCGGCAGCCTGGGCAGACACCTCGGAATCTCGGAGAGCGGACGACTCATCGGGGCCCAAACTGCCGACAACCACGTGCGAACGATGTCTGCGGAGAGCGGGCGCCCCAAGTCAGACCTGGGCGTCTGGGCGGGTAGCGCATCCCCGTTTGACCAGGGGAAGGCGCTGGTCGGGCGCGGCGCGCAGATTTCCCTCGTCGACCTCGACACCGAGCGCACCGTCGTCACCATTCCTGCGCGACCCGAGGACATCGCGGGGTGGACCCTCTCGAGCGATGGCACCACCCTGGTGACGCTCGATGGCGCAGGTACGCTTCGATTGTGGAAGACCGCGGACGGATCGTTGCAGCGGGCCATGACCCGTGCGTCTCCGCTTCCGGTTCCCGCGGGGGCCGTTGTCGTGCTGCGCCTCGAAGGCAGCCGTATCTTCGTGTTCGTGGGCGATCTCTTGTCTTCTTCGCTGAACGTCTGGGATCTTCAGTCGGGTCGAACGCGGGAGATCGCGGCCACGTCGCGCGACGTCACGAGCGCGCGTTTCCTCAACGACGGGCGAGCGCTGCTCATCGGTACCGTCGACGGCGACGTTCACGTGTGGGACACCGAGCTCGGGGTGTTGCTCCGCAAGATCGAAGGCCACGGTGGCGCCGTCACCAGCATCGCCGCGCCACCTCGCGGTCGGCTGTATGCCAGCGGCACGGCGGACGGCGCTGTGCGGCTTGCCAATATCGATACAGGGTCTTCGGCGACGTTGCTCGACGCGGGCGGGGAGTGGCTCATCTATACGGATGACGGGTATTTCGACGCCTCGCGCAGCGGCGCGGACCTCGTGGCGATGGTCAAGGGGCTCGAGGTCTTCGCGGTCGACCAGTTCGCGATCAAGAACAACCGGCCCGACGTCATTCTTCGTCGCTTCGGCCTGGGCACCCCAGCGGTGCTCGCGCACTACGAGAGCCGCTTCGAGCGTCGTCTGCGGCGAGCGGGGCTCACGGCAGAGCGGCTGAGGAGCGATCTTCACGTCCCCGAGGCCACCATCGTCCGCGTGAAGACCGAGGGGAAGGTCGTCGACTTGCAGCTCAAGCTGAAGGACACCACCTTCCCGCTCAAGCGCTACAACGTCTACGTCAACGACGTGCCGTTGTTCGGCGCCTCCGGAAAAGAGATCGACGGCAAGGAGCGCGCCCTCACGGAGCGAATCGAGCTGACCGAAGGCACGAACCGAATCGAGGTGAGCTGCACCAATGGTGTTGGTGTCGAGTCGTATCGCGCCCAGACGGTCGTCGAATATACGAACAAGACCAGAGGCTCGCTCTATTACGTTGGTTTTGGGGTGTCGAAGTACAAGGATGAGCGCCTCGATCTCGAGTTCGCTCACAAGGACGCGCAGGACCTTGGGCGCGTTCTGGGAAGTGCCAAGCGGGAGTTCGACCGGGTCGAGGTCAAGACCTTCCAGAACGAAGAGGTCGGCCCGGAGGCTTTCGTTCGCGCCAAAGCTTTCCTCGAGGCGGCGGGCGTGGATGACACGGTGGTGGTCTTCATCGCAGGGCACGGCGTGCACGCAGGCGATCGTGAAGGCACCTATTACTACGTGGTCCACGCGACGGAGGTGAATCGCCTGGCTGAGACGGCGGTGAACTTCGACGTGGTGGAGGGGCTGGTGCAGGGGATCCGTGCGCGGCGCAGACTGGTGCTGCTCGATACCTGCGAGTCGGGTGAGCTCGACGACGAACGGGATGCGCGCGCTGCGCTTCCAGCGGGCGGTGCTCGAGGCCTCCGCTCGCGCGCCATTCGAGGATTGCGGGTCGACACGGGCGGCAGCGCGGCGCCCGGCGCGAAGGCCGGCCCCGCGCCCACCACGGCGACTAACCTCCGACGCAGCTACCTCAGCCAGCGTGACCGCTACGTCTACAGCGACGTTTCACGACGAAGCGGCGCCATCGTGCTGGCCTCTGCGCAGGGCACCGAGTCTTCGTACGAGAGCCAGGACACCCAGAACGGCTTCTTCACCTACGAGCTCATCGCGAGCCTCTCGGCGAGCTCCGCCGACGTCGATCGCGACGGGTGGCTCAACACCCGCGAGCTCCGCGACTCGGTGAGCCGCGCCGTCTCCCAACGCAGCGCCGGACGCCAGAACCCGACCATCGACCGCGACAACATTCAGCAGCGCATCGCGCTCCCACTAGTCCCGCGCACGCGGTGAGGCCTCTGTTGGATTGGCCTGAACCTGACTAGAACACGTACCCGCCGGCGACCGTGAAGCCGAGGGCGGCACTGAAGTTGTGGGTGATTATTCCGAACGTCGGGCGGGCGGCGATCTCGATGTGGTCCGCGACCACCACGCCGATCTCGAGGAGGGCCTGGAAAAGCGGCCCCGCGTTCCCCCCCCGCCGACCACACCGCCAAGCCTCGCGCCCGTGCCGAAGAACCAGGGCGAAGCCTCTCCGAAATGAGCTCGGAACGTCGCGTCGGCGTTCGGAATCAATAGGGTAGATGTCGCGGGAACGATGCTCAGCGAGGCGCGCGCCTGAAAGTCCCACAGTCGGGAGATTCCCTTGCGCAGTCCAGCCCCGAGGGTGAGCTCGGGGCGGCCGGGTGGGAACTGTGCCCCATTCGAAGCGAAAAGACCAATGCCCCCGTGCGCCGACCAGCGGAGCTTGAGACGTTCCTCCATGAGCTTGGCCTCTTCCGCCTCGTCTTCCGCTCGCTGCTCCTCCGTTTTGATGCCCTCCTGCTTGGCGCCGCGCCGGATAGCGCGCCCCCATGCGTCGCTCGGGGCGGGCTCGGACACCGCCGGTGGCGACGAAGGTGCGGGTGGCTCCGCGTGGGCGCGGGTCTCGCTCGCAAGCAAGGCCACGCCGGCTGCGAAATGAGCGGCCGCAACGCGCGGAAGGAGACGTGGTTTCTTCATCGTGGCTACCGTGGAGAGCGGTTCGCGCCGCTCGCGGTTGGGACGGAGGGAGGCGCGGTGTTCGCCGTCAGAACGCGAAGCCTGCGCCAGCCGAGAACGTGTAGAAGACGAGGGTGCCTCCGCTTCCGGCGATGAAGCCGACCTCGAACGGTCGCGCGACAGCGAAGAAGCCCTTTCCAGGGCCCCTCTTGATGGGGAAGAAGCGCCCTCGGCGCCAAATCCGAAATGGGCAAGCACTCCCGCCACGGGGGCGCTCCGGGGTCGCGTGAGGCTGAACCACTCACGGCTCCTCCGCAAAGGGTGCGCGGATGCAGACGGGTTTCGGAGGTTGGTCGGGGCCCGCGCCGTCTGCGCAGCGGTAGACAGTGGTGTCCTTCTCGCGCTGCTTGCGCACGACCCAGATGCGCCGCTCCTCCGAGAGTTGCGTCACGTCTTTGGGGTCGGGTGGGGCGCACGCGGCGAGGGAGCCGAGGGCGAGCGTGAGTGCGATCAGCGTGAGCGTTCGGTCGATCCTAAACATGGCGGTCATCTCGGTCTTCGGGGTGGCAGCTTCATTGTGGAGGCGTAGGGGACGCCAGGATCGGAGCTCGTGGCGCGTGGAGTGCCCACCGCCGGGAAGCTGGCCGAGCGCCAACATGGGGCTAAAATACATATGCGCCGCCGCCGATGAAGCCGACGGCGGGGCGGGGGTTGAGAGAGTCCGAGGGACGGACGGACGACAAGCTCGATGTGATCCGCTACCACCACGCCGATCTCGAGGAGAGCCTGGACGAATGGCACCACCGTGAAGTGGGGAATCTCGGAGAATGACGTGCCGGTGGACGACGTCCGCTTCTCCACCAGAGTCCCCGAAACGACCATAGTGCCAAACCTCGCGCCCGTGCCGAAAAACCACGGAGAAGCCGCGCCGAAATGGACGCGAAACGTCGCATCGACGCTGGGGATCACCATCGTGCCTCTAGCCTCCCTGCTAACGTCTTCTTTTTGGGAGGATTCGTTCGGGAGGCGCCTCTCGTCCGAGGCGGGAACGATACTCAGTGAGGCGCGGGCCTGAAAGTCCCATAGCCGGGAGAGGCCCTTCCGCAGGCCGGGCCCGAGAGCGAACTCTGCGCCGCCCAGCTGGAGATACCCCGAGTTCGCCCTGGTGTTGCTCAAAGTATACTGCGTTGCAAACGCACCGACGCCCGCGTGAACGGACCAGCGTAGCTTGAGGCGTTCCGCCATGAGCTTGGCCTCTTCCGCCTCGTCTTCCTCCTTCTGCTCATCCGTCTTGATGCCCTCTTGCTTGGCGCCGCGGCGGATCGCCTGCCCCCACGCGTCGGTCGGGGTAGGCTCGGAGGCCGCCGACTGCGTACGAGGCTGTGACGTCGGCTCCGCGGGTTGCTCGGCGGCTTTCTTCAGCGGGATGTCCGCGTAGGCGTGGGGCACGCTCGTGAGCAAAGCTACGCCGGCTGCGACATGGGCGGCGGCAAGGCGGAGGGCGAGACAGGGTTTCTTCATCGGGGCTTCAGTGAACGAACGGAAGAAGACTCAGGGCTGCTCTGCGAAGGGTGCGCGGATGCAGACGGGTTTCGGGGGTTGGTCAGGGCCTGCGCCGTCTGCGCAGCGGTAGACCGTGGTGTCCTTCTCACGCTGCCTGCGGACGACCCAGATGCGCCGCTCCTCCGAGAGTTGCCACACGTCCTTGGGGTCAGGGGGGGCGCACGCGGCGAGGGCGCCGAGCGTGAGCGTGAGTGCGATCAGCGTGAGCGTTCGATCGATCCTAAGCATGGGCGGTCATCTCGGTCTTCGGGGTGGCAGCTTCAGCTTGGAGGCGTCGGGGACGCCCCCATCGGAGCTCGCGGCGCGTGGAGTGGTGGGCAGCTCGACGATTTGGGTGTCGACGCTGGAGCCGGCGTCTTCGTTCCGGAACTGGCGGTCTCTGCGGATGCCGTCGCGATCGACCGCGGGGCCCACGCCGGGAAGCTGACCGACCGTCCTGAAGAGCTTGTTGGAGCGCTTCCTCGCGGCGCTCTGGAAGTCCTCTTGCGACACGTCTTGCGACTTGCCCGTGTTGCCGAGCAAATCCTGCTTGGTCGTGGGATGAACAGTGAACTCTGCGATGAGCAGATTCGCGTCTTCGCGAAGAATGAAGGTGTCCTCGCCCTCCTCTTCCACGTCCTTTACCGTCCAGCGGACCTCCGTGGTCCCGACGTCGTTGCGCTCCAGGCTGCCGAATTTCCGGAGCTCAGCGTTCGTGGCATTGGCCACCTGCGAAAATGGCGCGAGGAGGATGAAGCGTAGGCGAAGGCGGACCGACTCCAGCGGCGAGCGGGCAACCGGCCGGAAGAGGAAGCCGCAGCCCACGGAGGACAACGCTGAGCCCGCGAAGACCGCGGCCACGGCGAACGTCACCGCGCGGCGAGACACCCTTTCCGCCGCGCTGTCCGCCGCGCTGTCCGCCGCCCTGTCCACCGCGCTCTCAGCTCGCCCCGCCATCGATGCGAGACGCTAGAGCAGCTCGGCGGGCGTGTAAACCACGGACCACATGGATTCAATCCGGCGCGGCTACACACGTCGGGAAGGGCCGTGACCCCACCTTTAGCAGCCCGTTGATTTACTGGTTCAAAGCCCCGGACCTCGGCGGTCCACGGGCTCTTCTTGCCGCGATCTCGTCGTCCGCGTCCTCGACGACCGCGTGGCCGTGGACGCGCAGGAAGGTCCCGCCGAAGGGGGACAGCTGCATGCAGGCCTCGAGCGGCGAGAGCTCCGGTCGTGGATCCACGACCCGCCGTGCGCGCGGTCGTGCAAGACCTCCTCGCGGGCGCGGCGTCGGGCTGGGTCGCTGCGCGCGTCCACGCGACGGTGGTGGAGGCGACGTGCGCCGTGGCCGCGCGAGCCCTCGCCGAGACCGGCCTCCGGCGCGTGGTGCTCTCGGGTGGTGCGCTTCAGAACAGGCTCCTCGAGCGGGGCCTCGTCGCGCGGCTCGGCGCCGAGACCGTCGTCATGGCGAGGGACGTGCCGGTGAACGACGGAGGCCTCGCGCTCGGCCAAGCGTGGGCCACTGCTCGCGCTGACCGGAGCCCGCGAGCGCGGCGGTCGATCGCCCGGCGGGGCTCGCGCGCGAGGACGAACCGGCGGATCACGTGCTCGTCCACGTAGGCTTCGTGATCCGAAGGATCGCCCCCGAGGACCTCGCCGAGACGCTCGCCTTCCTCGAGGCCATGGCGTCCGAAGATCTCGAGGGCCGAGGCCCGTCGTCGACCGCGCCCGACCCGCCAAGGCGCGCTTTGAGGAGCGCGCGGAGCCGAGTATTTCTTTTGGTGCACACGCACCACGGGATCGTCGGCCCCCGGGCTTTCGATGGAGGGGCCACCGCGACCTTGCGCCCCGCCGCGCGGGCGCATGCTACCTTCGCTCCCGCCACCCTGCCCTCGTGCACGGAGATCGTCCCGTGTCGCTATACCTCGCGGCGCTCAGCCCGCTCGCCCGCCACGCCCGCACTTCGGCTCCGCGCTCGCCCCTGCGTCGCTGTCGTCCTATGTGTGCAGTTTGCACTCCCCCCGATCACTTGCGCGAGATGGGGTCCGCGCAGCGGTTACAAATGGCGTGAATCCCCTGCGTTCCCGAGTGGGGTCGTTCGAGATGGAGAGACCGCGGCGCCTACTCAAGGGGCGGCAGCACGACGCAGGACGTACACCGTCCCATGACATTTCGCGTTGACCCGTATGGCCATCATCCCTGGCGTTGGTCCGTCGC is from Myxococcales bacterium and encodes:
- a CDS encoding DUF4384 domain-containing protein translates to MNIPTRHASALAAVITSTVFACGGRGASEPRSCDGAAREQLVCEAEFSYDATKAGGGFSVLGTASANASHETTALRALDNSVERYAAASRRLCDEYNKCVLSKERYATESAQLRAQLQRIGSAREDIAKTPAPARGRAIAEAYEKLVVGDDPNGLSLDFTLEAKRPADADYRPVDSGVSLPTGARLAATLSTSKTAYVYFFTKTMGGKTEVVFPNKEIVQKNPLPAGVRLRIPEGTGSFVLDSRDVGTKERLFVVASVTPIDALEASVASGTSAVNESLERVGSGAECTRGLTFKKGEPKAGCVRGRGLRVEANPSRTLTEPGDDMVTATFDYLHTK
- a CDS encoding protein kinase; translated protein: MLTIGSTFAGEFLVESHLKSGGMGSVFVVRQLSTDRRRALKVMRREFFEEPSLRERFSLEARIAARLETPHTVDVIGAGVDAPTGIPWLCMELLSGEDLGARIKRGGPMAWAELRPHIKALAQVMARAASAGVVHRDLKPENLFLARASDSADVSVLKVLDFGIAKLLLSGALTTAALGTPLWSSPEQLSRGHVSAGTDVWSLGLIVFYLLTGTHYWKGIHPDGTGDLASLLYDITTRELDPPSLRPGGPRLPRGFDPWFRTCLARDANSRFADGGTALDALIALFETPPPGIVGFGPSPLAASFPIAIPSAPRPQKGAAGGHPPAESAQSFGPSAVGSMAFAPRPDVPVSAPPPSAHHTGVQATSALLPKASRLPWVATAVFLALALLGVGSALAVRQSQQEGPPLAPSASSQARRAVDPAPVDSAPSALPSTVASSPGPAGPKPSAGPRPVGPNPTPPAPPARLGPTVAPVSSTVETGPLGKAAAANGLQRLLGPTKSCYEKELARNPAWQGPVQVTLSVRADGGVEGVSGRVSGAADLTFCIQQAASALSFGKSTAASKVILRMQLSVGTP
- a CDS encoding caspase family protein, whose translation is MKCYDEKVLKRLLLVALALTAALAACAPPPKSVRRGFVPAESNAAAAPALGDVRFVPQAGHGMPALAVAVAANGRYAVSAGEDGMLAHWDLATKRLVRTLFVPATIRSAALSSDGRTALVAGVDEVTVYRELKLGGKLDDEHAKNHFAIGVWDLVEGRRSRRLEGHTTVVRGLALFGDGKYALSCAESGEVMTWDIAKAKMLSSFTTHGILTTCALSPDATTLATAGEDRKVHLWDVARRTELRAFAGHSDSIESIAFSSDGKLLVSASRDRSARVWNVSGVLPPRVFGPHEGAVAFAAVRNSGALVTGGPAEGGIKVWDASGRLLRTVSSRGITLGALTPEAGIALTSNADASVNLFDLTTGTLTRKFAGRSLRVDALGFSADGAHLVSGGVKGATLWNTPTLYRARHFADEPGSLGRHLGISESGRLIGAQTADNHVRTMSAESGRPKSDLGVWAGSASPFDQGKALVGRGAQISLVDLDTERTVVTIPARPEDIAGWTLSSDGTTLVTLDGAGTLRLWKTADGSLQRAMTRASPLPVPAGAVVVLRLEGSRIFVFVGDLLSSSLNVWDLQSGRTREIAATSRDVTSARFLNDGRALLIGTVDGDVHVWDTELGVLLRKIEGHGGAVTSIAAPPRGRLYASGTADGAVRLANIDTGSSATLLDAGGEWLIYTDDGYFDASRSGADLVAMVKGLEVFAVDQFAIKNNRPDVILRRFGLGTPAVLAHYESRFERRLRRAGLTAERLRSDLHVPEATIVRVKTEGKVVDLQLKLKDTTFPLKRYNVYVNDVPLFGASGKEIDGKERALTERIELTEGTNRIEVSCTNGVGVESYRAQTVVEYTNKTRGSLYYVGFGVSKYKDERLDLEFAHKDAQDLGRVLGSAKREFDRVEVKTFQNEEVGPEAFVRAKAFLEAAGVDDTVVVFIAGHGVHAGDREGTYYYVVHATEVNRLAETAVNFDVVEGLVQGIRARRRLVLLDTCESGELDDERDARAALPAGGARGLRSRAIRGLRVDTGGSAAPGAKAGPAPTTATNLRRSYLSQRDRYVYSDVSRRSGAIVLASAQGTESSYESQDTQNGFFTYELIASLSASSADVDRDGWLNTRELRDSVSRAVSQRSAGRQNPTIDRDNIQQRIALPLVPRTR